CACACGACGCCGAACCCCGCAAGGTGGTCGGGCTCCCGCAGCCTCCGGAGAGGGCTCCGGCGCAGCCCGCCGCAGGGCGGTGGAACCAGGCAGAGACCATCCTGaccatcctcccctcctccccctcctccccctcctccccctcctccccctcctctccctcctcccctcctcccctcctcccctcctccccctccttcctctctgcgGGGGTTTCCTGAGAACCCCCCACCCGGAACCGGAAAAGCGACCCTAACCCCCCCGGCCGGAAGTGGAGCGCGGCAGGCCCAGGCACTCACCCTGGAAGAACAGAACGCACAGCAGTGGGGAGAGCGCGCAGCCGCGGCCTCCGGGCGCTCCGCTCTGCTGCATCCCGACAGCGCTCCAGCGGCTTGCACACCTTGTTTACGGCTCCCGGGAACGAGCCAGGTGACACCGGAAGTGACGTCAGGGCGGGAGGCAGCCGGCAAGAGAAGATGGCGTCAAGAGTTGCCGTAGGAACTTAGCTTCTTTGTAGAAGCACACCTGGTTTCGCCGACTGGCGGGTCTTCACCTCTCTAGTGAGAGCTAAGTCCTCTCTGAGTAAAAACGAAGCGGCTTAAGACTGGGAAAACtacaatttaatatttatggaatCCCGCAGAACTAAATCTTGATTTTTGTGTTCCAGTTGTGATTTTTTTGCCTCTAGAGATTAAGTGAAACTCATACTAGATTCCCTTCAATTTAAGTTCAGACAAACCCAGGAGATCATACCAGATCAGCCAAAAGCAAACATGTCACCAACGTGTGCCTCCAGTCTCGCTGGTCCCTGTCCTTTTTTTGTCTCTATTACAGCATCTAGAACTGGATGTTTATTAAATTTCCATTCAGTGACAATTGTGATCGAATCATTATGGCATATGTTAGAGAAAACTGGGAACTGGGACTAGTGCAGCTCTTGGTTGGAAAAGCCACCAAGTTACACAGGGGTTGGGGTGACATGAGGTGGAGGTGGCACAGCCCTCTGGCTCAGCCATGAGTCATCTTATTCCCTGGAATTTCCCGTTCAATCAATGCAGGTGGAGAACAAAAGTCTGCCTCAGCCTTTGGGGAGATTTAATAACTAGTCACTTCCAACTCCCACGCCTTCACTAGACTTAAAAACTGGTAGTTTTCTCTATAGAGTAATGCAAGAATAAATAGAATGTTGCTTCAAAAGACTCCCCGAATTAAGTTATGTTAGAAACAAATTCTATCCCTTGTTAACTTCCAGGTTGTCTCTACTAAGAATACTTCTAATGAAGCTAAAATGTATACCCCTCTGTTTTCTGTTATCTGCtatagacatttttaaagatttgtatatAAGCAAATTATGTAATTGATAATTCTTTATTACTAAAGGTTTATTTACACAGTGTTTAaggtataataaaaaataaattacaatacAAAAGTACTCTTTAGGAAGACAGTAAACAACAGGGCCACACTACCCATTGAGTTGTTTAAATAAGACATGAGCTACACCTCTTGCTGGAAAGACTCTCCATGAGTTTTTGCTTCTTTGTGCTTACAGAACATCATCCAGGCCATCTGCttgaagaaatatccagttatgttttcaaAGGTTGaattatgaagaaaaacaaaatatgaatagAAATTAGTACAGACTTCAAATCTAATTTTTAGTTCCAAAACAGGGCattgaaactttaattttttggATAGTATAAAAAGCAGAGACATGTCTGTAACAAgtttcagaaaatataaattatatcgattttttaaaaacattattagaAGACATATCAAGGCCCAGCATCTTGAAATACAGAtatcctatttaaaattttttcttttgttaaaagaaaTAACATTGGCAGCCCAGccaatgaaaactgaaaataccAACCTGTCACGTGGCTCATGCACCTACACTTCTAGATGTTTTCTATCCTTTGAATGAATGCTTCTGTAGCTCAGGTTTGGAAAGACACTGGGAAACTAGACACTTTCTAAATGGCACTCTCCTTTCAACAGTCCACTTACAAAGACCGGTTTATCTACCAATCGAAGGGGACAAAGAAGAAAATCAGTTTCCTTCAGTTAAAGTAGTTTTGTtataaagagaataaataaacttttccagTTCTCAGAGCTATGTAAAATACAAGATCATCATTTAGAGTAGTTTTTGTTTTCTCCAGCCCTGTTTTTAAAGTTGTAATATAATATTTCAGAATCCTATTAAACTCCCTAATGATTCCAGTTTGCCAGTGATCACAGACTTTGATCTGCTATTAAAGATCATTAAATTGGGGCGGGAAACCTAGTAAGGCAAACAGTCACTGTGCATGAAAGACCTATGCTGTTGATTATCCTTTACAATGCAGCTAAAAGGTGACAAGTGATTCATCCTGAGGTGGCTTTTGCCAGTCTGTTATCAATTATGTAATGCTTCATAGTTACCGTGTAATTAGACTTTGTGATACTGTAAGCCTTGCattgacaaaaacaaaacaaaacaaaacacctgtcACCTGAGATACTGAAATTCCATAAAGAGGTTGTATCCCGTGAGCCATAAAAATCCAAATGTTGTTTGACAGTTTGTGTTTTGGGTTTACTGTTAATCATTGTGTACATAAGTCATAATCCTTAAGGGGGGTTTTAGGAGCAAAAATGGGGCTTCTCAGTTTACAAGAGCTAATGAGATATGAGCAGTATGTGTACTCTGAAGGCAAGTCAAACCTTCACAGTGAGACTGTCTGAATCTAGCAGTGTTTGCTCAAGAAGAGCCCAAGCAGGCTCCAGACGGATGTTGCTTATCTAGGTGGGTCTTTGCTGAAGAATTGGTTGGAATTCAGGTCACAAGGGAAAAGCCAAAGTCAAGTTTCCATTAACTTCAAGGGCTATCAGGGTTCTTGTTCTTGGAAATCTTCAGCTTCCTAAAacctaaaacaaaatttaagcagATAATTTATTTAGGAAGAGTGCAATGAGTCGCTAGCATTGTGCATTACATATACATTATTAAATGTCTTCTCCAttctgaaggaaaatatttttaatatttttctctccctagtgtgttttctcttttttaagatttatttgaagggcagagtgacacagagaaatcagtcttccatttgctggtttactccctagatacctgcaacagccaggatggggccaagcagagatcaggagccagaatccCACCTGAGTCGCCTGCGTGGAtagcaaggacccaggtacttgggccatcacctgctgccttcctaggtgccaCAGCAGGAGGTTGGATCAACttggattggaagcaaaataGCTGAGACTTCGACCTGCACTTggctatgggatgtgagtgtcaccTGAGTCACAGCAGCAACCACTccccagtttaatttttttttttaaagtttcttgttCCTTATTAATAGTTCTCAGAATCAGCGTCCTTAATTCTTAGCTTCTAAGTGCCCTGCATGGATGCTTGGATGCTGGCCCACACTCATGCATTCTACATCATCCCCAACCCCACTGCAAACAAAATCAAAGGTACAGAAAAGTTGAGAAGACAGAGTATGGAATTTACctaattttaaagcatttgttaatcttactttttttttttaactgctgaagTTTAAAGCAAATTATTGACATTTTTCCCTAAATATCCtagcataaatttttaaaatagggacTTTTTTTCTAAGTAACTACATTATCATTATTACACCTATTAAAAACCAATACTAATTCCCTAATGTTATCTACAGTCATAATGTTCATATTTAAGACTTTCCCAATTACCCCTCCAACTACTTTTTCAACCAGTTTGTTCAAACTAGCATTTTCTAGTCAAGGATTTCATGTTATACTTGATTGTGTTCATCTCTTCCATTTAATCTAAAATGAACCTCCTGGGTATTTCCTATGACCTTGGCTTGATAGAGAATCCACttgattttaaaaagacaacagCATTTGGCAAAAACTTCCCCCCACCAAATTTGAGTTTCCTGGTTTTACAAGACAATCATTTTCTCTGTATTCTATTTATAAGTTCTTGAGGTCTTTCACTGGAGCTTTGCTATTAAAATGTTGATTCTCTTTGCAACTAATAATAGTCTATAAAAGtctccacccatgtaggagagccagAAGAATCTTTACAGACTGATGTTACAAATGTCAAGAATTTTATTATGAGTACAAGATTCAAGCCTGCACACCTTGATTTACATCTAGGAACTAAATGTGTGGACCTACGTTAGAGAATGGAAGAAATTCTGAGCATATGAAAAGTAGATTATGCTACTTTTTAAGCCTGATAAatctggaaacttaaaaaaaaaaaacaacattgtgTATAGCTAGAACTATATTCATAGTCCCAATAACTAAATGAGAGGCATTGAAATCATTTCCAAATAGTACAGAAATTggcttataattttaaaaacccaaacaaGCAAGTACTAatcttttcactttaaaaaatgagatttctttaTCCATGTTCAAAGTTTATTGCTATTGACAATGATGGTAAATATAATCCCAAGCCCTCAAATAACTGCAGAATTCTCTCTGTTTTAATGGCAGTCAAGTCtagcttcttaatttttttttttttttttttttttttggacaggcagaatggacagtgagagagagacagagagaaaggtcttcctttgccgttggttcaccctccaatggccgccaggtacttctcctggtctcccatgtgggtgcagggctcaaggacttgggccatcctccactgcactccctggccacagcagagagctggcctggaagaggggcaaccgggacagaatccggcaccccgacggggactagaacccggtgtgctggcaccacaaggcggaggattagcctattgagccgcagcgccagccgcttCTTAATCTTTTGCACAAAATATGCTTGAAGGGGAGCCACCCACAAGACTTTAATAGAAGACTTTTATCTCCCAACTGAACTCCTCTAGTTTCATAGAGGAAACACCTAACAGCCATAAAAGGTAAAGTGGGATATTCACATTAGAGATGTAGCAGACAGAAGGATGAGGTCTGTGAACCTTACCATCTAGGAATGTTAATCtatatcttccaaataaacagagacctttttttcttggttcagtttttcctcttcttttctgtaACAAAGAATCAGAAACCAATTTTCAGGTGAACAAGAAAGAAGCAAGGgtatctcctcttctctctgctctcctcctctctctccaataaaccctttcccttactaaaaaaaaaaaaaaagaagaagaagcagcagcaaggGTGGCAAATCCTATGGAAGCTGCAGGGAAGGTGTTCTCGACCCTGGGTATTTGAACTTAGACACTTCTcagccattcacatgggagacccaaatggagttcctggctcagacctggctgttgcaagcatttggggagtgaaccagctgatggaagatctgtctctctctctctctgtcactctacctttcaaataaataaatgaatgaatctttcatgtaaaaaaaaaaagagggggcccACCTATTTTATGGTTCCTAAATGTCTACAATAGTTCAATAGTTCAATCCATTTAGACAGGGGCTGGTGAGAGGGAAGAATAGGACGTAGGGACTAAAGGATATAGAATTTCTTGTAGGGGGAGGGTTGGAAAGGTCCTGAAACAGATGATTATTGCACAAGTTTGAGAATACTAAAAGGGTATattttatggtatgtaaatttatctcaattttaaaatatattgttgggCACCTACTGTCAACACAGCACTTTCCTAAGCCTTGATTCATAGCAAGCCTGCTACCTGTCTAGTCCAGCAGTTCTTACCAATGTGTGATTCACTGTAAAAGCAAGGGATTATTTTAGAAAAGCTTTACGTAAGCAGATTTTTATAACATCAAGTCTCACATGGTAAAGAAATCCTATGATGAAATCTTCTGTAAAATTAAGAAACCTTTTATAAAGTCACTGCTCACACCCTAATTTATCCTTCCTCTGAACTTGAATTATCTCATACAGGGTTTACCCAAGGAGAAAACATCTGTTTAACAATTCTTTCGCCCACTTGCAAAACACCAAGAGTCACGGGAAGAGAATGTCAGAAGATTCTCCCAAAACTCCCCAGGCTTACGATTGTATCTCCACCACTTTATGAGCTTCTTCGGCCCATCGCTTTTTCCGGAAATGCTGGAAGAGGACCACCCCAATGACTATGATGACCATCAGCGCACAGGCAGAGCCGATGGCGAGCGCCAGGAAGTAGATCTCAGAGAAGCGCACTTTGAAGAGAAACACATGCAGTGACCAAGTTAGGCTCCTAAGATGACTGTGTGTAGTAGCCATTCTTCCTGAAGCAGGGCCTTCCTTCCCCTACCTTTATGTATAAAACACCACGGATCACCTGATCACCTCGGAAGCCCAGGGGCACCGGAAAAGTCTACTTCCCCAAGTGTGGTCCTAGGAGTGGCAGCCACAGTATCGCCTAAAAACTTAGAAATGCAcattcccaggccccaccccagacttAAAGAAGGAGAAATGCTACGGGTGGGGCCCCAGTGATGTGTTTTGATGTGTCCTCCAGGGAACTGCAGAAGCCGGGAGTTCTGAGAACTAGGGGTTCAACTACCAGGTGGGGTAAGGTTCTTGCTGACCTAGTGCCCAACCCACTTCTCCCCGACTCCGTCTGCTCATCTGCTCGCCTCGGTCAGtcagccatttatttatttagatgtaTTAAGGGCCTACTGTGTTCCAGGCACTGTGGTGGGTCAGTAACCAGAGTTCAGTGGGTAAATGATGAAAGAGGTAATGAGTCTCTGAGGCCCAGTTATCCTGTCCTTTATCTTGATTTCTCACTAAAATCTCAATAAAGTGCCCAGAGCCAAAAAAGACCTTAAAGAATGCCTAGCCCCAGGAGTTTCCAGCCTGGAGCTGATGAAGGGTGCGGGAGAGGAGAGGCCCACAAGCCCACAAAATCCAAATttcgtgtgtgtgtctccatctctgtggGAACTGGCCCATAGCTTTCATTAGATTATCAGAGAGCAGCGACCCTGATATAGCGGCAAACCCTTGCTTTCTTGCTCAGCTCGTTCATTTTgcggatgaagaaactgagaataCTTCTGGCAATGCTCCAAGgtcaccagctctctgctgggagggCCTTGAGGGATGATTGTAAACTCCacaggggtgggcactgggccaagcggttaagatgcccacattccacagtgGAGCACCGGGGTTCACTATGCAGCTCcacgcctgactccagcttcctgctaatgcagacactgggtggcagcagtgacagctcaagtgactgggtctccaccacccatgtgggggacacagactgtgctcctgactcccagttccagccctggctctttcaggcttttgaggagtgaaccagtgggtggaacattgctgtctctctccctcgGTCTAATTCTCAAAaggaaagtaatttaaaaataaataaaaccataaacTGTTGATAGGAATGAAAGGAGAACGCTCAGCACTTTGCAGGCTTATACATTGAAGGTAGTAATACTATACGTTGGTGGGGtggacgctgtggcatagcgggtaaggccgctgcctgcagtgctggcatcccatgtgggcctggtttgagtcccagctgctccacttccaatccagctctctgctatggcctgggaaagcaaaagaggatggcccaagtccttgggcccctgtacccacgtgggaaacccggaggaagctcctggctcctggcttcggattggcacagctctggtcattgcagccatctgggaagtgaaccagcagatggaagacctctctctctctctctctctctctctctctgcctctctgtaactctgcctcataaataaatcttctttgaaAACACTGTATGTTGGTTAAGCGCATACACTTAGAGCTAGGTGAGGATACCAGCTGTACCATTTACTAGATGCAGGATTTGGAGTAACTAACTTCTTTGAGCCTCAGCTTTCTCAGGCATAAAATAGAGATAACAATATCTATTCCTTGGGTTCTTACAAAAATAATTCAGGTAAGTTGTTCCATGCTGTACCTGCCCATAATAAACAATGTGTGGGAGTTATGACAATTCTTAGTACAATTCACACTTCGGGAAGCCTTTACATTGCCACTGGCCAGCTGACATGACTTTGGGCGAGCGACTCGACCTCTGGGAGCCTCATTTCCCtcacggggcgggggtggggggctgggggagggcgggTAATGGGAGGCACTGAATGCATAATAAACTGATGAGGTGCGTGAAGGTTAAACTGTGGGAAGTACCCAGTGAACCACTGGCTACCACTGCTGGGACCCGCCTCCTAGGGTGATGCAAGCATTAAATGAGATCACACTTGTCCCGAGTACTCCGTAAGTATCTTGAATAAGTGAGTGAACGAACAGACCCATTGTGAGTCCTTTATCAGGGCactgcttcctctgccttccccgaTTTCAATGGCAATTTTGTAAAAGAGCCCCGGGAatccttcttcctttctgtttctttccacaGCAACTGGACAAAGCCTTTCTCTTTTCAGCCTGAGGCTGTTCAGTCACCCTGGGAAGTCCCAAGCTCCAAAGCACTGGGCCCTCTCTCTACCGTTTCAGCCGTCACAGCACACTGCCCCTCTCCGCCCTAGCAGCTCTCACACTTCCCAGAACCTCTGTCCCTGCGTAACCTACCAGTGTGCACCACGCTGAGCCGGATCTCCCCTATCAGCCCGTCAACATCGGGTGGGTTCTTCACCTGGCAGGTGTACGTCCCGTTGTCGTCGAACTGCAGCTTCCAGAGCATGATGGAGACATCGTACCGCTCAAGGTTCCCGTCCCAGGCCACCCGGTCCTTGAACCGCCCACTCATGGGTTTGAAGGGATCCATATGGTAGTAGAATACCTAGCGGAGAGAGATGGCATAGGGTCTTGCGTCTCCAGCACTGCGGCAAGGAGGCTGAGATGGTGGGAACGGAAGGAACACAACAGCGCAGGCACTGCCCTGCCAGCAGCGCCTCCCAGCCATCTCCTGCTACCCCTTCCCGGCCTCCCTCTCTAGGCCTCTGCGCCAGCAATTGTTTCCCTGCTTAACCCTGTGCCTGTTGCTTCGGAAAGCACAGGAAAGGCAGGCGAAGCCAACTGGCTTGTCACTTTCTTTACCAAGGGTCCCAGGAAAATGACAACAATCTACTCACAAACTGCTCCGGCCCTCCATCTTGAGGACGAAAATTCCAGGTCACCGTGAGGGCATCGCCCACGGGAGCAAAGCTGGAGAAAGTGCATTTTAAACGAGCATCTGTCCCGTTAACAGCCTCCAGCACCCGGGAGGTGTAAATTTCCACAGCTGCTGTGGGCCCGTGAGCTGCagtgaagggaaaggaagggttAACAGGGGATGGAGCCCACACTTGGAAAAGAAACTTCCAGGAAGGACATCTCATTCTTACTTCACCCAGAGGCACTGCCAACAACTCCCGCCAACTTTTCAGTCTGCATCCTTCTGCCTGTACCCGCCTTCGCTCTCCCATTCCACCCCACGACTGAAAATACCACCCAGCCCCAGTGTCATGGTACCAACTTCAAACTGGTACAGCAAGCTGCCAACACTggccaaaaaaaataaagtgcaaatCGTTAACCCTGATTAGCCACGTTCTGTATGGTATGTAAGACAGCATGCAGCAGGTCGCTTTCCGGAAAGGGTCCTTGTTATGTGGATTTCCTGCTACAGAAATGGCACTAGTCAGCTCCAGACGGCTGAAGCCCGCCTGTACCCCAGGCACTGCCGTCCCACGTGGTACTCTGGCCACGATATGTACATTTAGAACGTATGCGTTCAAAACCCACAGCgggtcccttcctctctctttaacaATCAGCTTTCCAAGTGCCCCAAGAGGCCCAGACAAGACCCACCCCTAGAAATCCAAGTGCCAAAATCGTGCTGAGTCCTGCCAGCAGGGAGAAGCTGAGAgtggccacaaaaaaaaaaaaaaaaaaaaaaaaaaaaaaaaaaaggtatgtaaCCTGAGATCAGAAAGCCGTCTTCTGTGCAGGAACACACCTAAACCTGTTTGTCCCAAAGCAGCTCCCCCAAAACAGCCCACCGCCTTCGGCTTCAGTAAAGTCCCAGCTAAGACGAACTGCACCTGTGGCCCAAACTCCCAAACAAAACTCTCGCGACTTCTCGGGCAATGAGTTCACTTAATGGGCTAGGGCGGAGGGAAGAAACGCTGAGCGAAGCCGGCGGCTCTTACCTGCGAGCTGTAAGCCAAGGAGCAGCAGAAACACGCGCGTGGGGCTCGTGCCATACATGAGGGAAACCCAGGCCTGGCCCCGGAGACCAGACCTGGGCAGACCAAGGGCGCCAACACTCTCGCGGCCGCTCGGGGAGGAGCAGGCAGTGTTTTCGGCCGGAGAGCTCCTCACCTATGGGAATCTGAGCGCCCGTGAGTCATCCCGCTGGCCCGGTGCTCGGGGCTGGAATGAAAGGTGGGGCCTGAGCTCCCGGcgccctcctcccttcccccctctcaCCCTCCGCACCGCGAGCACCCAAACCCGgcagctcctctctctcccagCTTCTCAGCTCGTCTGACTGGGCTGTGGCCTCTGAATGGCCTCGGAAACAGCGGAGGAGGTGGTGCCAGACTGAAATGTCCCAGGCTGCTTCGGGTCtggcccacacacacacccttttttAAAGGAGGCTTTAGGCTTGCCTGGGAAGTGAATGTTGAAACCACCTGCACTTCCCAGAGCATTGCCCCGGGGGCCACTTTAGCCCGGGGTTGGAGCCGCACGACTCTGGGGTCAGAATTCCTTAGGAGCCTCCGTGGTCCCAAGCTCCTTCCACTGCTCCCCTCCATTTTAGCCCAACAACGTAAGCTCTGGGATTTCTGCACCTGTCTGACCGGTAGCTTTCCCTGAGACTCAGCTGAAAATAAACTGACCAACTCAAACCTCATTGTTTAAGGATCCTGATCTCTGCAGGATTAAAGAACCAGGACGtcacccctcccacccacccccaccccaccccaccccaccccaccccttcctgctCATTCACCTGCCGGCTCAGTGCAAGTTCCAACAGGATTTTTGGCTGAGGACTTCACTTCCCCAGCACCCCCAGAGAAGTGTTCCCATTTGATCTGAGCCCAGCAAGGGCAAGTGATCGGCCCCCAGAGGGGCGCAGCAGATAGGTGGCGAAACTGGAGCTCTCCTGGCTCTTCCCACACAATGACGCCTAGGGAGAGCATGCCCAAGGAAAAGATTTGCATAGTAGCTTTTCCTGCATCAGATTTCCCCTGCCATGGTCAGGGGGGCCCTCTGTCTGGGGAATTCAAGGAGACAAGCAGCCTCCTAGCTGGGAAAGAGGGTGGGTCCTTGTTGCAGACTAAGGGAGCCAGGTGGAGACTACACCCGTTGTTAAGAGGGTGGCTTGGCCAGCAATGTGACTGAACTGAGAAGGCATTGCCCTGCTCCCTGGATTAGCCTTTAAACACTCTGCAGTGATTCATGTACTCTCCCGCTGAGCCCTGGGACCCAGAGGGCTGCCCggaggggaagcagggagcaggcggggtaggaaaataaaacataaagaagaaaatggcACCAAAAGAGAATGAAAGTTACAGAAGCGAAGGGGCAGGATGGGGAGAGGAGCACAGGGGAAAGATGACTTGGGCTTGGAGCAAAAGCAGGTGGCCAAGAACAAAAATTCATTGTTAGAACTGAGAACCCCAGGGGccaccccagatggagttcagttGCGAGCCAGCACACTAGCAAGAATGCCTTGTGATGGGCCCATCTGAAAACAGAGTGGCTGCCGcctttgtcaaagatgacacCAAACAACCTGCACAGAACACTGGGGACCTTTAAAATGGTGATGA
This window of the Lepus europaeus isolate LE1 chromosome 7, mLepTim1.pri, whole genome shotgun sequence genome carries:
- the MPZL2 gene encoding myelin protein zero-like protein 2 isoform X2; this translates as MYGTSPTRVFLLLLGLQLAAHGPTAAVEIYTSRVLEAVNGTDARLKCTFSSFAPVGDALTVTWNFRPQDGGPEQFVFYYHMDPFKPMSGRFKDRVAWDGNLERYDVSIMLWKLQFDDNGTYTCQVKNPPDVDGLIGEIRLSVVHTVRFSEIYFLALAIGSACALMVIIVIGVVLFQHFRKKRWAEEAHKVVEIQSF
- the MPZL2 gene encoding myelin protein zero-like protein 2 isoform X1; this encodes MYGTSPTRVFLLLLGLQLAAHGPTAAVEIYTSRVLEAVNGTDARLKCTFSSFAPVGDALTVTWNFRPQDGGPEQFVFYYHMDPFKPMSGRFKDRVAWDGNLERYDVSIMLWKLQFDDNGTYTCQVKNPPDVDGLIGEIRLSVVHTVRFSEIYFLALAIGSACALMVIIVIGVVLFQHFRKKRWAEEAHKVVEIQSKEEEKLNQEKKVSVYLEDID